One Gammaproteobacteria bacterium DNA segment encodes these proteins:
- the nadA gene encoding quinolinate synthase NadA: MTTTGSDSSEVTIHRADYPLPGSVPVPAYSDTEKASLRERIKALLKARDAVLVAHYYTDEELQRLAEETGGCVSDSLEMARFGHDHPATTLVVAGVRFMGETAKILNPEKRVVMPTLEAECSLDLDCPAADFAAFCDQHPDRTVVVYANTSAEVKARADWVVTSSIAVDVVRYLHDRGEKILFAPDRHLGAYVRSVTGADMVLWQGACVVHEAFKATALEGLKKEHPEAAILVHPESPADVIAQADVVGSTTQLIKAVGELPNPTFIVATDDGIFYKMQQQAPGKRLIEAPTAGAGATCESCAHCPWMAMNSMHSLLQVLEHGGNEIHVEESIRLRALRSTERMMAFREAQLQGILSDTDI; encoded by the coding sequence ATGACCACTACGGGTTCCGATTCAAGCGAGGTCACCATCCACCGGGCCGATTACCCCCTGCCGGGCAGCGTGCCGGTGCCTGCCTATTCCGACACCGAGAAGGCGTCCCTGCGGGAACGCATCAAGGCCCTGCTGAAGGCCCGGGACGCCGTGCTGGTGGCCCACTACTACACCGACGAGGAACTCCAGCGGCTGGCGGAGGAGACGGGCGGCTGTGTGTCGGACTCCCTGGAGATGGCCCGTTTCGGCCATGATCACCCGGCCACCACCCTGGTGGTGGCGGGGGTGCGCTTTATGGGCGAGACCGCCAAGATCCTGAATCCCGAGAAGCGCGTGGTCATGCCCACCCTGGAGGCCGAGTGCTCCCTGGATCTGGACTGCCCCGCCGCCGACTTCGCGGCCTTTTGTGACCAGCATCCGGACCGCACCGTGGTGGTCTATGCCAACACCAGCGCCGAGGTGAAGGCGCGGGCCGACTGGGTAGTGACCTCCAGCATCGCGGTGGACGTGGTGCGCTATCTGCACGACCGCGGCGAGAAGATCCTGTTTGCCCCCGATCGGCATCTCGGGGCCTACGTGCGCAGCGTCACCGGCGCCGACATGGTGCTGTGGCAGGGCGCCTGTGTGGTCCACGAGGCCTTCAAGGCCACGGCCCTGGAGGGCCTGAAGAAAGAACATCCCGAGGCCGCGATCCTGGTGCATCCCGAGTCACCGGCGGATGTCATCGCCCAGGCCGATGTCGTGGGGTCCACCACCCAGCTCATCAAGGCGGTGGGGGAGTTGCCCAATCCCACCTTCATCGTCGCCACCGACGACGGGATCTTCTACAAGATGCAGCAGCAGGCCCCCGGCAAGCGCCTCATCGAGGCTCCCACCGCGGGGGCCGGCGCCACCTGCGAGAGCTGCGCCCATTGCCCGTGGATGGCCATGAACAGCATGCATTCCCTGCTGCAGGTCCTGGAGCACGGGGGCAACGAGATCCACGTGGAAGAGTCCATCCGGCTGCGCGCCCTGCGTTCCACCGAGCGCATGATGGCGTTCCGAGAGGCTCAGTTGCAGGGCATCCTTTCCGATACCGACATCTGA
- a CDS encoding amidase family protein yields MLHWPSTIADNSPAMTPATCSLDDSLARIVRALRDGTVTAAALIEAGNARYGEYDQGFGAYIERNDGLALGQARAADAAFATGADLGPLQGIPISIKDLFGVTGFTTRAGSPRPLPAPWAVDGPVVAALRNRLGVFTGKTHSVEFAFGGLGTNPHWPVPVNPWDAGVHRVPGGSTAGGGVSLHVDALVALGTDTAGSARIPASMTGTVGFKTTRGRWPTGGIVPLSSSIDSVGILTRTVADARLAFQALDQALDQALGLEPAPASSASMPLAGCRLGLCEHLFWDDCSPGIADTVRLALQELEAAGAALTTVDVAELDEALELFLLGHLAAPELHEFLSSELPAWLDTMDPRVVARLGDAGRLPAREYLRRRRRLQALAATADLHFRSMDVLVTPTLAATPPAVASVADGDAYREINLRTLRNPAMANMLDLCAMTLPVGLDAEGMPVGLQLIARGGADPRLLEVGAACEAVLGTARERLGIAPRLQHLASPGNGGRGMPD; encoded by the coding sequence TTGCTACACTGGCCATCCACCATAGCCGACAATTCCCCCGCCATGACCCCCGCCACCTGCAGCCTCGATGACTCCCTCGCCCGAATCGTGCGTGCGCTCCGCGACGGCACCGTCACCGCCGCGGCCCTGATCGAGGCCGGTAACGCCCGCTACGGGGAATACGACCAAGGGTTCGGGGCGTACATCGAGCGCAACGACGGGCTGGCGCTGGGCCAGGCGCGGGCGGCCGACGCGGCGTTCGCCACCGGCGCAGACCTCGGCCCGCTGCAGGGGATCCCCATCTCCATCAAGGACCTATTTGGGGTCACGGGTTTCACCACCCGCGCCGGCAGCCCCCGTCCCCTGCCGGCGCCATGGGCCGTGGATGGGCCGGTGGTGGCCGCCCTGCGCAATCGTCTCGGCGTATTCACCGGCAAGACCCACAGCGTGGAGTTCGCCTTCGGCGGTCTCGGCACCAATCCTCATTGGCCCGTACCGGTGAACCCCTGGGACGCCGGGGTCCATCGCGTGCCCGGAGGCTCCACCGCCGGCGGCGGCGTAAGCCTGCACGTGGATGCCCTCGTTGCTCTGGGCACGGACACCGCCGGCTCGGCCCGCATCCCCGCCAGCATGACGGGCACCGTGGGCTTCAAGACCACTCGCGGCCGCTGGCCCACCGGCGGCATCGTCCCCCTATCCTCCAGCATCGACTCGGTGGGGATCCTGACCCGCACCGTGGCCGACGCCCGGTTGGCCTTCCAGGCCCTGGACCAGGCGCTGGACCAGGCTCTGGGGCTGGAACCCGCCCCGGCGTCATCGGCGTCGATGCCCCTTGCCGGCTGCCGCCTCGGCCTGTGCGAGCATCTGTTCTGGGATGACTGCTCACCGGGCATCGCCGACACGGTGCGCCTGGCCCTGCAGGAACTCGAAGCCGCCGGGGCCGCACTCACCACCGTGGACGTGGCGGAGCTGGATGAGGCCCTCGAACTCTTCCTGCTCGGCCATCTCGCGGCCCCCGAACTCCACGAGTTTCTCAGCAGCGAGCTGCCGGCGTGGCTGGACACCATGGATCCCCGGGTGGTGGCCCGCCTCGGAGACGCCGGGCGGCTGCCGGCCCGGGAATATCTGCGGCGCCGGCGCCGGCTGCAGGCACTGGCCGCCACCGCCGATCTCCACTTTCGGTCCATGGACGTACTGGTGACCCCCACCCTGGCCGCCACCCCGCCCGCCGTGGCGAGCGTGGCCGATGGGGACGCGTACCGGGAGATCAACCTGCGCACCCTGCGCAACCCGGCCATGGCCAATATGCTGGATCTGTGTGCCATGACCCTGCCGGTAGGACTGGACGCCGAGGGCATGCCCGTGGGCCTGCAGTTGATAGCCCGCGGCGGCGCGGATCCCCGCCTGCTGGAGGTGGGGGCCGCCTGCGAGGCGGTCCTGGGCACGGCGCGGGAGCGGCTCGGTATCGCCCCGCGATTGCAGCACCTCGCGTCCCCGGGCAACGGTGGTCGCGGCATGCCGGATTGA